The sequence below is a genomic window from Ctenopharyngodon idella isolate HZGC_01 chromosome 11, HZGC01, whole genome shotgun sequence.
CGCTTCTCTCTCCTAGAACTACTTTTGAGGACTGTTCGCGTCACCTAAATAAATCGCTTTCACTTCTTTGAAAAGTCAAAGTTCCCTACCTTTTCGTCGGCTCTGGTGACTGCGAATGGAAATCCGTTATTGATACAGAAATGAATAACATTTAGGTTTCTCTCCGCTCCGGGTCTCAGGGGAACAGGAGGGGCCGAGACCTCTCCTCAGATGAACCCTGTGAACTAACGTGAACCCGTCGGGTCACCGCGATAAGGAGCATCTACTGCTTTATGGCACACTGATTATGTGCCCGGCTGACATGGGCGCTGCTGGAGTGGCGAGAAGGGAAAGAAATGTACGCCAGGCGCTCTCAAATAAGGGCACGTGATTAAAGCGCGTCACCCAAACCCAAAATCCTGATCCTACCCCTCTCTGTTCTAGGACGGGCTGAGCAGACACACTGAAGGGAGTGACTCATGCGCAAATGTCTAATATAGCCAGAAATATGGAGCAGCGCTTTCGGTCAGTAGGTCGTATAAGGACGAGGGGGGAAAACAACCTAGCCTACTATACCGATCATGAGCATGTGCCTACTACATACAGGCTACTACGAACGCATGTTTGCATCAACCGCATGAATAGGAATACGAAATATTGCGCgcaatattacaatagaaagAGAAcccacccccccaaaaaagaatAGAATCTATAGCCACACGACCAAACTAGAAATTGTTGCGCTACGTATTATACATAACCTATTATTATTAGAACagtaacataatataatatagccaTTGATACACAATCATGGCCGGGGAAAGTTATTGACAATgcaatataatacatattattagAATAGAATGGAatataatagaatagaatagccACAAATTGGAAATTGTTGTGCATCATGCAATACATATTATTGTTAAAACAGAATAGAATATTATATCTAATGCTACACACCCATGGCTGGGGGAAATTATTTTGCAACATGCAACAGAATACATATTATTGGTATTATCAATAGAATAGAAAGGAAAGTCTCTATTTTCACACAACCATGATTTTGTGCAACATGCAATTAAAtacagatattattattatcaatattaatcTATTATTATTAGAATATAAGAAGGTAGAGGCTCTGCTGCCACAATTACCAGTTATCATATTATTGTTATCTTCAAGTAATAATCACtagaaatatttatacattacaCAATACTTTTATTACTAGTGATAATAAATATGCACAGCTGCATGCAAATGTGTCCTTGGTTATGCCACATTTACCACTGAGTCCATGGACAATTTCATAAAAGCTGATTACAATATATTTTGAGAGAGTCATATAAGgtgaaaataaatctgagaGTTCCCACAGACTACTGTTGTGCTCTCCAAACTGATAACAACTAGTCAATCAGAGCGCAACAAACACCAGCCTGTCTATTATCAACAGGTTGTGTGATACTCAGTCCTTGTATGTGGGCgcatataaaatacatataggGTTTCAAAGtctttacttttcttttcttaggACGTGGTGATAGACCTGCTATCCAGGGGCTCCCCCTCACGCCACAGTTGCAATTACACCTTCAGATGTGCAGCTTTTTTTGACAGTACAGGCAGAGATGAATCTGATTGGATAAACCCCGAAAACACCTACTGTCCATTACAAGACGGTTGCCATGCGGTTTGGGCTTTTCCTTCATTAAGGCCTTGGCTCCAACTTTTCATCTTTCAGTGTGAATGCATGGTGGACATTGCTTggctttataaatattatatagaGGACTTTggggttagttgtcacaatgacTGTATCTCAGGAATAAGGTTTTGAGCCAAAAATCTAATGTGTTTTCTCTCGCAGTGGTTTAGTTTGTTGattttaaatgtctgtttttttgtcCACCAAACTACAATATTTGTCATATATGCATTTTTGCCATAGCTGTTGAATAATCAAGTGAACATTAAATCACACTACCATACAATCAAGAAAGTGTCAactatattatgaaataaactATATAATTGAAAGGCCGTGATAACTCTGTTCTCAGGACTAGGGTAGTTTCATAAGTGTCACGTTGGGGAAAGTcctgtattttaaattttataaatgcatacaatttaattacaatatttaattACGCATACAAAATAATGGTTTGGTATTTACAttaacttttactttttttcaattttaacaGTTGAAAAGTCTATTTAATATCAGACTGACATCTTACTCAATATAGTGACAAAAAGTCAGCgttaaataaactgtatttttcatgtaataatgtgtgtgtgtgtgtgtgtgtgacaactagccccattCTGCTCTATGCTGTAATCAAAGGCCTGATAACAGCAATAATTTggcatgtcattttaaatgtagcTTTAAAAAATGACCGATTATTacagttattattataacattattattgttgtaaataataaagcatgaaatatattcagtaataACACTGCTATTTCaattattaagtaaaataacgagTTACTCCAACAGGAATGGGAGTTATGTATGAGGGCTGCTTAGACATGCTACCATAACCTCAGCTGATTTTATATTAGCTGTTTATATGGAGTATCATTACCTGTATTTTATGAGGCCATAGTTTCACAACACCACGCCATCGTGAATATTTCACATTCAACAACACGAGGAGAATCACACACGCCGCATTTGTTTGCCTCCGAATTCAAACTTGGCCAATAGGCGCAGTGCAGATTGTCCAATGGCGTTCTTACTTGGCGGGCACGTGACGCAACAACTCGACTGGCAACAACGTAGCGACCAATGGTCGTCTTGGCGGTGGGATGGGTCCTCTGAAAGTACAGGATACAGGTGTTAGACAGTAATATTCATTTTAGGAAACGTTAGTGTGATTGATAAACTTTCAGTTATGGCTCTTTCCCAGTGTCTTGAGGATTCGCCGGGTTGGCGGACACCGAGGACAGGCCAGGATCTAAACGTTAAAGAACTTTACAATGAGAGACACCGACTCGCTCTGGAGGAGCTGGTCGCTGGTGGAGTCGAATCCTTTATGGGATTCCTGCAGAAAGAGAGAATCCCTAACTTTCTCTCCGACGACGAGATCAGGCGGATTTCTCGCGCTGCTGTAGTGCCCAAATCACTGTCTTTGAACGGAGACGATTCTCATTTGGACCAATCTGGCACACTGGACTGTTCATCTGTGACTTATTTCCCCGAGGTCTCTGATATTGAGCCTCCAGTTTTAGAGATGGGCTGGCCAGCGTTCACCACGGGGTCGTTCCGAGGAGTAACGCGTGCAGTCGCCTACTTCCAGCCGAGTTATGGAGAGTGCATTTACAGTTGCAAAGAAGCAGCCAGGAGGATgataaaaaatgcaaaggaGGTATTGCTTGGGGCGTAATGTTATATACacaaagtttggaaacattactatttttaatgtttctgaacgaagtctcttatgctcattaaggctgcatttatttcataataaatgcagaaaaaacaataatattgtgaaatattattacaatttaaaattatggttttctattttaatatactttaaaatataatttatttctgtgatgcaaagctgaattgtcagcatcattactccagtcttcagtgtcacatgatccttcagaaatcattgtaatatgctgatttattatcaatgttggaaacagttgtgctgcttaatattattttataacctgtgatactttttcaggattctttgatgaataaaaagttaaaaaaaaatatcagcatttatttaaaatagaaatcttttataacaatatacactaccattcaagtttggggtcagtaattttttttctttcgtttttttttttgaaagaaattaatacttttattcagcacggatgtgttaaattgataaaaagtgatagtaaagatttatattagaaaagatttatattttgaataaatgctgttctttttaaccttttattcatcaatgaatcctggaaaaagtatcacaggtttcaaaaaaaagaactgttttcaacattgataataactgagtatcaaatcagcatattacaatgatttctgaaggatcatgtgacactaaagactggagtaatgatgctgacaattcagctttgcatcacagaaataaattatactttaaagtatattaaaatagaaaaccataattttaaattgtaataatatttcacaatattattgtttctttctgtatttattatgaaataaatgcagccttaatgagcataagagacttcattcaaaaacattaaaaatagtaatgtttccaaacttttgactggtagtgtaggTGTATATGAGTCACCATGATACTGTTACTTAATTCATCTGTAGCAATAATTCATCTGTTCTACATTGTGCTGAAACTTAATTCATACATTTCTAAACCAACTTTACAAGAATAGTGCCTCAATGTCAAGGCAACATTTAACACTTATACTTGAATACATCTATATGAAAAGCTTTAAcatgtataataattaaaactatgaaatatatttttgtaagtagTATTCATTCTAAAATTACTAGTATGTAAATCAGTAGTGATTAATATCATTTTGAACTTCACTATTCATTAGATAGTAGTACTTATTCCAAAATAGACTATCAGTTCAGTGAGTCACATGTTTACTACTAGTCATTATCCCAGTAGTGACTAGTAAATATTCCAATGTAACAgattttaacttaaatttaccaAATTTAATTCCGAACAGAATTTTTGCAACTATTATGTGTTCCATTTGTTGCTGGTACCtggttattatttatatattacatttttcttaGTTCTTATTGAATAGGCACTAGCACTTATTTTGTAGTGTTCTTACTAAAACAATGGTAGCTAATGAATAGCTACTAGTGAAATGGGAAAAAGATTCTTGTGTCTGTTggaatgattaattaaaaatgattaagtAACAAAAATAGATACTAGTAATTTATGAGGAATGTTCAAATGTCTTGTCATAACAtgtcttcatttattttttatttagttgggAAATTAATTTGTTCCCTGTTTAAACTTTTAAGaggattaaaataatataaaaaccaAGCAATGTAATGATTTTGATgatcatcataaaaaaaaatctcttatttCAGCTGTATTAGTCAAAAGATCAGTTTTTCAGGTGAGGGAAGGGTAAGTGTGTGCTCTGGATCTTCAGTGTGGAATGGTAAGAATGTGCTGAAGCGTCTATCACACTGAACTGTTACCTCTAAGGGTCTGAACCTGGAGGTGCCACAACAGGCTCTTCAGTCCTTGAACTGAAAGGGGGATTTGAGCTGAATGTATTGAGGTTATACCTGCAGGTAGTCTGGATCTGTTCCAGCTTGCATGTACTTAAAGGCCAAATGTAATAAGAAATCATCAAGGTGTGTAGCCAGCGGCAGTTCGGTCATGACAATCATACAAATGAGCTAGAACATCGAGTTCACTGATGCGGAAGCTCTAAAGCTGTTCATTTTCCACCATGTTTAGCCAAAAAGAATAGTATAAAGAATAGTAatgctttaaaggtgcaatatgtaagattttttaggtaaaatatccaaaaaccactaggccagtgttatatatatattgttcacttgagtacttacaatatcccaaatgtttgcaactatttgtaaattgtgagaaaattgcaattttaaccaaggctccgggacgtgtgaggagtcgcctgtcaattgcgtcatacccgcgttaccctcggtttccggttttattttgtagaaaccatggaaacaccaaagacgctttaatatttacatgttttaatagacaaactgttttgatatatttatagacagaaaactaattattgttatatagctcaacacgtttagtcttattgtttaaatctaattttcttgattttttgcgagtaccatgctttataATAGAGAAAAAcgctattttgtgaagtagctaacatagcataatcagatgcagctttatttttagtaacagtaatacagcattttctccatcatacaatatgttttaaaattaattgcatgccatttatcaaacacaagccatccagcatttattaatatgatattctaaaatcgatctatcttactccagtgtgcaacaagtgtctcacagcagccgccgagcgaacacacagagtaacgttctaacatcattttcaacacactcaaatgtatctaatatgataaacagagctgcgttacctcatactcatgaccggaaaagcggaagcagcgccggcgactgtggcataataaacgttccgctgctcgtgaggcgtgtgttgcgcaatcgctccagcggcctcgttcagctcccacaacactcggtcctgctctgcttcatactacagtaacgttaataatcgcatccatgaacatgatttcttcccgcgTCCTATCCCAATtattttccactggctgtgaggtaaagaccacatgtcccaagattccacactcaaacttggcatcatcaagctacgcctttgttttgaaaaggtgtctagcgacctctagcggacagaaaaaattacatattgcacctttaatatctCATTAATCAGATGTGATTTTTATCCTTAGGTGATTGCCATTGTGACAGACTCTTTGACAGACCTGGATATCTTCCATGACCTGCAGGAAGCTTGCACACGCCGCAGAGTTCCTGTGTATATTCTTCTAGACCAGTCTTCTGTCCCCTCATTCTTACAGATGTGTAAAAACCTTCGCGTACACCTTGATGAACTGCTGGTATGAGTTCACAACTTCATGCTTAATGCATTAtctgttaaatattattgttgttgaattttttaattaccttttttttttttttaagcaaatgaAAGTACGGTCCATAACAGGCTCTACCTACTACATGAGATCAGGTGCTCGGATCACCGGAAAAGTTCATGAGCGTTTCATGCTGATTGATGGGAACAGAGTGGCTACAGGTTCATATAGGTATTAGGACCCcttttccacaaattttaaagatcttaaaggtatagttcaccaaaaaatgaaaattacatgttgttccaaacatgtatgactttctttcttctgtgcagcacaaaagaaaatatttctaatatatttataaaatgtcttGGTGTTGGAAGACCAACATTGTTAAGGAccacattgactttcattgtttcttcaaaatattttcttttttctgttttgtgtgGGTGTGACAATGTAGAATGATTATAAAGAAATTATCATGAAACATTTTGCAGTAAATTAATCAGTTCTAACTTTGTAAATGTCAGAGAATCGGTACATAATAGTCTTGACTACATTTTCTATCTATTTTGGtacattcttttaaatacaGGTTTAACTGGACAGATGGCAAACTCAACAGCAGCAACCTTATCGAGTTATCTGGCCAGATAACTGAGAAATTTGATGAAGAGTTCCGCATCCTCTATGCTCAGTCCCTACCGCTGCCACTGAATGCAAGAGCTCCCTCTAGTGCCAGAAGCAGCAGTTTATATGACCATCTTGTCCTCAAACCACCTGGAACGCCTCCCTCCTACTTGGCACGAACAACAAAGCCTCAACCAGAATGTCTGACGAGCACTCCAGCCAGACTTCATACCCCAGAGATCCAACAGATGAATAAAGACATTGAAGATCGAGACAGAAAGAGTAACCCAGTTTCTGATACTTCCACTGTAGGTGAAGACTGGCTTGAACAAGAACTCAGAGATGAAGCGATCACCTCGGATGACCCTCCTCGTTTGCCGGTAACGAATGTCACTACTCAGACTCAGACAGTCGATGTGATGATCTCTCCCCCTGTACCTTCCTGCCACATCTCAACACAAACGATCTGCCACACCGTAGACACGAGTGTGCAAACATGCGCTGACAACAACAAGCCTCAGAGCTCAAGCCCTAAATCGCAAACCTCGTCCAGCAGCAACCAGAACAACCCCAGTGATTCGTCCACATGCAATCTTCAAGAGGTGGACTGTCACCCACCTGTCTGTCTTGCCCCTCAAGACATCAACCTGAGGGAATGCTTCCTCAAGATCACCAAAGAACGACAGCACCACTACAGCTCCATTCGCTCCAAACTCGACCACATGGTGACACTGCTCTCTCACAAGAGGGAACTTGTAGACCTCACCAACCTGACCCTGAGGCCCGGCCTGCACCGAGGACGCAAAGGTAAGCAAGAGGGCAGGCAGGTTCACGGTACACTTGACAATGTTATTACGGGAACATGGCCCAGGTCAAGATGTCTACAGTAACATGAACTCAGAAGAACAGCGCTGGTGGTGGATGTATTGGTGTTAGTCTGCTATGTTTTAGTACCGCACTTTTTTTAACTAATCAGAAAAATATTTCGAATGATGTTATGAGAGTATGTtatgtaaaaatgacaaatgtgcaaagatactgatttttttcttcttcacttTAATTCTACTTATTGTTTAGGGTGAGGGGAATTATTAGCAGTCTTTAAATACTGTAGTCAAATAAACCAAAGTACTTTTCTTTTCAGTGCTATTTTGAAATCCAtaaatttctgtatttggttgtctCTGTTTCTTTCTGGGTTGTTTAAAGTTGTGAAgttatgaaaataacatttttttaaacactattactgttatattcatatataaacagtCACTCATGGATATGTGTTTGATGTGTCTTGACTCTTGAATGATGTTGGTGAGAGGACTGAATCAAAGTTGTACTAAATCGGAAACTTTT
It includes:
- the fam83d gene encoding protein FAM83D translates to MALSQCLEDSPGWRTPRTGQDLNVKELYNERHRLALEELVAGGVESFMGFLQKERIPNFLSDDEIRRISRAAVVPKSLSLNGDDSHLDQSGTLDCSSVTYFPEVSDIEPPVLEMGWPAFTTGSFRGVTRAVAYFQPSYGECIYSCKEAARRMIKNAKEVIAIVTDSLTDLDIFHDLQEACTRRRVPVYILLDQSSVPSFLQMCKNLRVHLDELLQMKVRSITGSTYYMRSGARITGKVHERFMLIDGNRVATGSYRFNWTDGKLNSSNLIELSGQITEKFDEEFRILYAQSLPLPLNARAPSSARSSSLYDHLVLKPPGTPPSYLARTTKPQPECLTSTPARLHTPEIQQMNKDIEDRDRKSNPVSDTSTVGEDWLEQELRDEAITSDDPPRLPVTNVTTQTQTVDVMISPPVPSCHISTQTICHTVDTSVQTCADNNKPQSSSPKSQTSSSSNQNNPSDSSTCNLQEVDCHPPVCLAPQDINLRECFLKITKERQHHYSSIRSKLDHMVTLLSHKRELVDLTNLTLRPGLHRGRKGKQEGRQVHGTLDNVITGTWPRSRCLQ